In the genome of ANME-2 cluster archaeon, one region contains:
- a CDS encoding response regulator, whose protein sequence is MTILVVDDRKTDRKLVSTILISNGYEVAEAVSGIDALKYLRKSKPDMIISDIMMPEMDGFTLLREINKSGNLSNIPFIFYTAHYVSEKDKELAASLGASRFMIKPTEPRDLLHEIRTTLKEYEIGVTAPVNPLIKSEEEYLKLYSDRIFRKLEEKISELENTKNFLDTVLSDMGDGVMVTDSDLNVIYCNKRMHDILECEIPPGTMSPDEHHSPCIPDIVYASHKPFEIEQTTQKDSIVHLEGIVSPVKNESSDITFHIGVFRDATERNRIQEMVEKKNREIARLYEMGNLFSNCVNSNELIKCALEQIVDIMELEGGVIYLIKENKIEIKWSVGSPPKFVELLQRQSLDSPAMQKVLDPDNPVTISPLSAHIPGLAESEQVNVEASIISLQLRLKGSLIGMVDLMASPYRILGDNEMLLLEKFGMQFAVTLNNFLKYEILQQEVMEHK, encoded by the coding sequence ATGACAATACTGGTAGTTGATGACAGGAAGACAGACAGGAAATTGGTTTCAACAATTCTTATATCCAATGGATATGAGGTGGCTGAAGCTGTGAGTGGTATTGATGCATTAAAGTATTTAAGAAAATCAAAACCAGACATGATAATATCAGATATTATGATGCCTGAGATGGATGGTTTCACACTGCTGCGTGAAATAAATAAAAGTGGGAACTTGAGTAATATTCCATTTATTTTCTACACTGCACATTATGTAAGCGAAAAGGACAAGGAACTTGCAGCTTCCCTGGGTGCATCACGGTTCATGATCAAGCCGACAGAGCCCAGGGACCTGCTCCATGAAATTAGAACCACCCTCAAAGAATATGAGATCGGGGTGACAGCACCTGTAAATCCCCTTATAAAGAGCGAGGAAGAATACCTGAAACTGTACAGTGACCGTATCTTCAGGAAACTTGAGGAAAAGATCAGTGAACTTGAAAATACAAAGAACTTCCTTGATACTGTACTTAGTGACATGGGGGACGGTGTGATGGTGACTGACTCTGATTTGAATGTCATCTACTGCAATAAGAGGATGCACGATATTTTAGAATGTGAAATTCCTCCCGGAACAATGTCCCCTGATGAACATCATTCACCGTGCATACCAGATATAGTATATGCATCTCATAAACCATTTGAAATCGAGCAGACCACTCAAAAGGACAGTATAGTTCATCTTGAAGGGATTGTATCTCCTGTAAAAAATGAAAGCAGTGATATTACATTCCACATTGGGGTGTTCCGTGATGCTACGGAACGAAACAGGATACAGGAAATGGTTGAAAAGAAAAACCGCGAGATTGCCAGACTCTATGAAATGGGCAACCTGTTCAGCAACTGTGTAAATTCTAATGAACTTATCAAATGCGCTCTTGAGCAAATCGTTGACATAATGGAATTGGAAGGCGGAGTAATATATTTAATAAAAGAAAATAAGATTGAAATTAAATGGTCTGTGGGATCGCCGCCAAAGTTTGTGGAACTGTTACAACGGCAGTCCCTGGACAGCCCTGCTATGCAAAAGGTCCTTGACCCTGATAATCCAGTGACCATTTCACCACTTTCTGCACATATCCCGGGACTGGCCGAATCTGAGCAGGTTAATGTGGAGGCATCCATAATCAGCTTACAATTGAGGCTGAAAGGCAGTTTAATCGGTATGGTTGACCTGATGGCGTCACCTTACAGGATTTTAGGCGATAATGAGATGTTGCTGCTTGAAAAATTCGGGATGCAGTTCGCAGTTACCTTAAACAA
- a CDS encoding response regulator: MKRVLAVEDNENNMKQICLVLNKHGYEPIKAFSREEGVEKAIAERLDLILMDIQLPDINGIEAVKRIRMVDDMQEIPIIAITSYAMAGDREKILDVGCDGYF; this comes from the coding sequence ATGAAGCGGGTGCTTGCAGTTGAAGATAATGAAAATAATATGAAACAAATCTGTTTAGTATTAAATAAACATGGGTACGAACCCATTAAAGCTTTTTCCAGGGAGGAAGGCGTAGAAAAAGCAATAGCGGAGAGGCTGGATTTAATATTGATGGATATCCAGCTTCCGGATATCAATGGAATAGAGGCTGTAAAACGCATTCGTATGGTGGATGACATGCAGGAAATCCCGATCATTGCCATAACTTCATATGCCATGGCAGGTGACAGGGAAAAGATACTTGATGTGGGGTGTGACGGGTACTTTTAA
- a CDS encoding helix-turn-helix domain-containing protein: MKKGEPFQRVSILDAEYEQLIVVEPKTKSVKALKRIQAFKLMYLGWKYSAIAEFLSVTNNTITNWINYYKEGGIDSLLLLNYKGGQAKLSEEQLSELKIEAGKGAFAIAKDLRQYIKKNFGIEYNLSHVQLLYKKNFNYPLRKQD, from the coding sequence ATGAAAAAAGGTGAACCATTTCAACGAGTTAGCATTTTAGATGCAGAATATGAACAACTTATAGTTGTTGAGCCGAAAACCAAGTCTGTTAAAGCGCTGAAGCGCATTCAAGCGTTTAAGCTCATGTATCTTGGTTGGAAATATTCAGCTATTGCTGAATTCTTATCAGTTACGAATAATACCATCACTAATTGGATCAATTACTATAAAGAAGGTGGAATCGACTCTTTACTCTTGCTCAATTATAAAGGCGGACAAGCAAAATTAAGTGAAGAGCAATTATCTGAACTTAAAATCGAAGCCGGTAAAGGTGCATTTGCTATTGCAAAAGACTTACGGCAATATATAAAGAAGAACTTTGGTATTGAGTACAATTTGAGTCATGTGCAGCTCTTGTATAAAAAAAACTTCAATTATCCTTTAAGAAAACAGGATTGA
- a CDS encoding undecaprenyl diphosphate synthase family protein, with amino-acid sequence MKFFSRLYEQKLDKVIRKDVSSLPTHIVLIITESDLLETGSPDRILDFITWCREYGINILTIYVSLIDLDTAIKGQVYNELVTCLTDTLLEVDAGIDLLSFDGKIKNLRKGETSRIQINISLGYGGKKELTEAFREIMSEVREGRLKPGDIDGSAIEQHLLIKYEPDLVIRSGGKRLADFLIWQSVYSEIYFTDVSWVNLRKLDFLRALRDYQKRQRRFGK; translated from the coding sequence ATGAAATTCTTTTCCCGGCTCTATGAGCAAAAGCTTGACAAGGTTATACGAAAGGATGTTTCTTCACTTCCCACCCATATCGTGCTTATCATTACAGAAAGTGACCTACTTGAGACTGGTTCTCCCGATAGGATACTTGACTTTATCACATGGTGCCGGGAATATGGTATCAATATCCTCACAATCTATGTCAGCCTGATAGACCTGGATACCGCGATCAAGGGCCAGGTTTACAATGAGCTGGTAACATGTTTAACTGATACATTGCTGGAGGTTGATGCTGGGATTGACCTGCTGTCTTTTGACGGGAAGATTAAAAATCTCAGGAAAGGTGAAACCTCAAGGATACAGATCAACATATCCCTGGGATATGGCGGCAAAAAAGAACTAACAGAAGCATTCAGGGAGATAATGTCCGAGGTTAGGGAGGGTAGGCTGAAACCAGGGGATATTGACGGGTCTGCCATTGAACAACACTTGCTTATCAAGTATGAACCTGACCTGGTGATACGTTCAGGAGGGAAACGCCTGGCTGATTTCCTGATCTGGCAGTCAGTGTATTCAGAAATATATTTCACTGATGTTAGCTGGGTCAATTTAAGAAAACTGGATTTCCTGCGTGCTCTAAGGGATTACCAGAAACGCCAGCGCAGATTCGGGAAATAA